From Cellulomonas dongxiuzhuiae, the proteins below share one genomic window:
- a CDS encoding HIT family protein, with the protein MPTLFTRIIDGQIPGRFVWADDRAVVLLTIAPITDGHALVVPRDEVEQLTDAPDDLLAHLVQVAKAVGRAQRAAWDAPRAALLVAGFEVPHLHLHVLPAWDESSLSFDQARHDVPAAELDAAAERLRDALRAAGHGDHVPTDVTSPAL; encoded by the coding sequence ATGCCGACGCTGTTCACGCGCATCATCGACGGCCAGATCCCCGGGCGCTTCGTCTGGGCGGACGACCGCGCGGTCGTCCTCCTCACGATCGCCCCCATCACCGACGGGCACGCCCTCGTCGTGCCCCGCGACGAGGTCGAGCAGCTGACCGACGCGCCCGACGACCTGCTGGCCCACCTCGTGCAGGTCGCCAAGGCCGTCGGCCGCGCGCAGCGCGCCGCGTGGGACGCACCGCGCGCCGCGCTCCTCGTGGCCGGCTTCGAGGTGCCGCACCTGCACCTGCACGTGCTGCCCGCGTGGGACGAGTCGAGCCTCTCGTTCGACCAGGCGCGCCACGACGTGCCCGCGGCCGAGCTCGACGCCGCCGCCGAGCGCCTGCGCGACGCGCTGCGCGCCGCCGGGCACGGCGACCACGTCCCCACCGACGTCACCTCCCCCGCCCTCTGA
- a CDS encoding zinc-dependent alcohol dehydrogenase, which produces MRALTWQGREQVRVEDVADPRVEEPTDAVIRVTSTAVCGSDLHLYSVLGAYLKPGDVLGHEAMGVVEEVGAEAGTRLRVGDRVVVPFGIACGTCHMCALGLQSQCETTQVRGAGKGAALFGYTSLYGSVPGGQAQYLRVPQAQYGPVVVPDDGRPDETYLYLSDVLPTAWQAVAYADVPPGGTVAVVGLGPIGQMAARIALHRGAERVIGIDLVAERLLMASRHGVDVIDAARTDDVVAAVRDRTHGRGADAVVEAVGMEAHGSPLAAAGQRAAAFLPDTLARPLIERAAVDRMAALHTAIAVARRGATVSVVGVYGGALDPIPMMDVFDRQLTLRFGQANVRRWYDDLLPLVTDPSDPLAVADLRTHRVSLEQAPHAYDVFQRKADGCIKVVLDPTS; this is translated from the coding sequence GTGCGGGCGCTGACGTGGCAGGGACGCGAGCAGGTGCGGGTCGAGGACGTGGCGGACCCGCGCGTCGAGGAACCGACGGACGCGGTCATCCGCGTGACGTCCACGGCCGTCTGCGGGTCCGACCTGCACCTGTACTCGGTGCTCGGTGCGTACCTCAAGCCCGGTGACGTGCTCGGTCACGAGGCGATGGGCGTGGTCGAGGAGGTCGGGGCGGAGGCGGGCACGCGCCTGCGCGTGGGGGACCGGGTCGTCGTCCCCTTCGGCATCGCCTGCGGCACCTGCCACATGTGCGCGCTGGGTCTGCAGAGCCAGTGCGAGACGACGCAGGTCCGCGGCGCGGGCAAGGGCGCCGCCCTGTTCGGCTACACCTCGCTCTACGGCAGCGTGCCGGGCGGGCAGGCGCAGTACCTGCGGGTGCCGCAGGCCCAGTACGGGCCGGTCGTGGTGCCGGACGACGGCCGGCCGGACGAGACGTACCTCTACCTGTCGGACGTGCTCCCCACCGCATGGCAGGCGGTCGCGTACGCCGACGTGCCGCCCGGCGGCACGGTCGCCGTGGTGGGCCTGGGCCCGATCGGCCAGATGGCCGCGCGCATCGCGCTGCACCGCGGCGCCGAGCGCGTCATCGGCATCGACCTCGTCGCGGAGCGGCTGCTCATGGCGTCGCGGCACGGCGTCGACGTCATCGACGCCGCCCGGACCGACGACGTCGTCGCCGCGGTGCGCGACCGCACGCACGGTCGCGGCGCGGACGCGGTCGTCGAGGCCGTCGGCATGGAGGCGCACGGCTCGCCGCTCGCGGCCGCCGGGCAGCGGGCCGCGGCGTTCCTGCCCGACACGCTCGCGCGGCCCCTCATCGAACGGGCCGCGGTGGACCGCATGGCGGCGCTGCACACGGCCATCGCCGTGGCGCGTCGCGGGGCGACCGTGTCGGTCGTCGGGGTGTACGGCGGCGCGCTGGACCCGATCCCGATGATGGACGTGTTCGACCGTCAGCTCACCCTGCGGTTCGGTCAGGCCAACGTGCGGCGCTGGTACGACGACCTGCTGCCCCTGGTCACCGACCCGTCCGACCCGCTGGCCGTCGCCGACCTGCGCACGCACCGCGTGTCCCTCGAGCAGGCGCCGCACGCGTACGACGTGTTCCAGCGCAAGGCGGACGGCTGCATCAAGGTCGTCCTGGACCCGACGTCGTGA
- a CDS encoding alpha/beta hydrolase family protein: MAALAIGLLGACSAGTEPQTGDPAQATAAETPTMLASAPVDLAAAEPPECLSEGIAYATVGQDGGATTVAWAGAGDRGVLFAPQENGDVCQWSAEVARLAGAGYLVATYDWGASGQAGFQAALDVLKATGADRVAFVGASAGGTLAAGLADDLAAVAVVALSPPAQYGDVDARVEANQFTGPLQVFSSTDDPQVPAADSALVVRNDKTSIVTEVSGTAHGIEFMAPDGYHAEHVRGTIDTALSQGFGEG; the protein is encoded by the coding sequence GTGGCCGCTCTCGCGATCGGCCTGCTCGGCGCGTGCTCCGCCGGCACCGAGCCGCAGACCGGCGACCCCGCGCAGGCCACCGCGGCCGAGACCCCCACGATGCTCGCCAGCGCCCCCGTCGACCTGGCGGCCGCCGAGCCTCCCGAGTGCCTCTCCGAGGGCATCGCCTACGCGACCGTCGGGCAGGACGGGGGCGCCACCACGGTCGCCTGGGCCGGCGCGGGCGACCGCGGCGTCCTGTTCGCCCCGCAGGAGAACGGCGACGTCTGCCAGTGGTCCGCCGAGGTCGCGCGGCTCGCCGGCGCCGGGTACCTCGTCGCGACCTACGACTGGGGCGCGTCGGGCCAGGCGGGCTTCCAGGCGGCGCTGGACGTGCTGAAGGCCACCGGGGCCGACCGCGTGGCGTTCGTCGGCGCGTCCGCCGGCGGCACCCTGGCCGCCGGGCTGGCCGACGACCTCGCCGCCGTCGCCGTCGTCGCGCTGAGCCCGCCCGCCCAGTACGGCGACGTCGACGCGCGCGTCGAGGCCAACCAGTTCACCGGCCCGCTGCAGGTCTTCTCCTCGACCGACGACCCCCAGGTGCCGGCGGCCGACAGCGCGCTCGTCGTGCGCAACGACAAGACCTCCATCGTCACCGAGGTGTCCGGCACCGCCCACGGCATCGAGTTCATGGCGCCCGACGGCTACCACGCCGAGCACGTGCGCGGCACGATCGACACAGCGCTCAGCCAGGGCTTCGGCGAGGGCTGA
- the nhaA gene encoding Na+/H+ antiporter NhaA: MTGPGSTPPTVETAPSARPPLRTRVLGGHGEGRSVAPALRRFLATEAGSAAVLLVATVAALVWANSPWRDTYTALWHAPAGVFVGGAGIEMDLQHWVNDLAMAVFFAVVGLEINRELTRGELRDPRAVAVPAFGAIGGLLVPVVVYLAFNAGTDAAHGWGVVMSTDTAFLVGVLALFGPRCPDRLRLFLLTLAIVDDIGAITAMAVFYTDDVDLRALAAAAVLVVALVVLRRRGVWRLAPYVAVGLALWVAVLASGVHPTIAGVLVGLLVPTSLPHERRRQAVAVHARRFLSEGGADREHAAEVAGRAAVPTGDRLQRALHPWSAFVVVPLFGLANAGVRLDPATLADAFSSRLTVGVAVALVLGNAVGVAGAATLALRLGLGDLPGRVRWGHLMGGAVLAGIGFTISLFIAQLAFDDPVLLERAKIGVLAGSLVAAVAGSLLLRWLGERLPLCTPPDLPPTLPPLPWRADATRADAAATD; encoded by the coding sequence GTGACCGGCCCGGGGAGCACGCCGCCCACCGTCGAGACGGCGCCGAGCGCCCGTCCCCCGCTGCGCACCCGGGTGCTCGGTGGGCACGGTGAGGGTCGCAGCGTCGCACCCGCGCTGCGCAGGTTCCTCGCCACCGAGGCCGGCAGCGCGGCCGTGCTCCTCGTCGCCACGGTCGCGGCGCTCGTGTGGGCCAACTCCCCGTGGCGCGACACCTACACCGCCCTGTGGCACGCACCCGCGGGCGTCTTCGTCGGCGGCGCCGGCATCGAGATGGACCTGCAGCACTGGGTCAACGACCTCGCGATGGCCGTGTTCTTCGCCGTCGTGGGTCTCGAGATCAACCGGGAGCTCACGCGCGGCGAGCTGCGCGACCCTCGCGCGGTCGCCGTGCCCGCGTTCGGCGCGATCGGTGGGCTGCTCGTGCCTGTCGTCGTCTACCTCGCGTTCAACGCGGGCACCGACGCCGCGCACGGGTGGGGCGTCGTCATGTCGACGGACACCGCGTTCCTCGTGGGCGTGCTGGCGCTGTTCGGTCCCCGCTGCCCCGACCGGCTGCGGCTGTTCCTCCTGACCCTCGCGATCGTCGACGACATCGGCGCGATCACGGCGATGGCCGTGTTCTACACCGACGACGTCGACCTGCGGGCGCTCGCGGCGGCGGCCGTCCTGGTCGTCGCCCTGGTCGTGCTGCGACGCCGCGGCGTGTGGCGCCTGGCACCGTACGTCGCCGTCGGGCTCGCCCTGTGGGTCGCGGTGCTCGCGTCGGGCGTGCACCCGACGATCGCCGGCGTCCTCGTCGGCCTCCTCGTGCCGACGTCGCTCCCCCATGAGCGACGACGTCAGGCGGTCGCGGTGCACGCGCGCCGGTTCCTGTCGGAAGGGGGCGCCGACCGCGAGCACGCCGCCGAGGTCGCGGGCCGCGCGGCCGTGCCGACCGGTGACCGGCTGCAGCGCGCGCTGCACCCGTGGAGCGCGTTCGTGGTGGTCCCGCTCTTCGGTCTCGCCAACGCGGGCGTACGCCTCGACCCCGCCACGCTCGCGGACGCCTTCTCGTCGCGCCTGACGGTCGGCGTGGCGGTCGCGCTGGTGCTCGGCAACGCCGTGGGTGTCGCGGGTGCCGCGACACTCGCGCTGCGCCTGGGGCTGGGCGACCTGCCCGGCCGGGTGCGCTGGGGTCACCTCATGGGGGGAGCCGTCCTGGCGGGCATCGGGTTCACGATCTCGCTGTTCATCGCGCAGCTCGCGTTCGACGACCCCGTGCTCCTGGAGCGCGCGAAGATCGGTGTGCTCGCGGGCTCGCTCGTCGCGGCCGTCGCGGGCTCGCTGCTGCTGCGCTGGCTCGGCGAGCGGCTGCCGCTGTGCACGCCGCCGGACCTGCCGCCGACGCTGCCGCCGCTGCCGTGGCGCGCGGACGCCACGCGCGCGGACGCCGCCGCGACCGACTGA
- a CDS encoding NAD-dependent epimerase/dehydratase family protein → MRVVVVGASGNVGTALLRRFAQDSTVTSVVGVARRAPRVRPPAPYDVATWVACDIGADAPDEQVTAALAGVFAGADAVVHLAWAIQPSHDRARLRATNVVGTQRVVEGAERARVPHLVVASSVGAYSPSPGDVPRDETWPTDGVPSSSYSVDKAAVEALLDRAEARGDLVIARLRPALVFQHDAGQEIARYFLGPLVPQRVLDGRVPVLPWPHGLRLQAVDADDLADAYREAVVRQVRGAFNLAGPGIVRGPDVAALVSGARLRDVPVGLARAAVSVGWRARAVPVGPGWLDMAMSAPVLDTARAERELDWRPRRSGVQALHEVLTGIAAGAGTVSPPLRPRGR, encoded by the coding sequence ATGAGGGTCGTCGTGGTCGGCGCCAGCGGCAACGTGGGCACCGCGCTGCTGCGCCGGTTCGCGCAGGACAGCACGGTGACGTCGGTGGTCGGCGTGGCGCGCCGTGCGCCGCGCGTGCGCCCGCCGGCCCCTTACGACGTCGCGACGTGGGTGGCCTGCGACATCGGCGCCGACGCCCCCGACGAGCAGGTCACGGCCGCGCTCGCGGGCGTGTTCGCCGGCGCCGACGCCGTCGTGCACCTCGCCTGGGCGATCCAGCCCAGTCACGACCGGGCGCGGCTGCGCGCGACCAACGTCGTGGGCACGCAGCGCGTGGTGGAGGGCGCCGAGCGTGCCCGCGTGCCGCACCTGGTCGTCGCGTCGTCCGTGGGCGCGTACTCGCCGTCGCCCGGTGACGTCCCGCGCGACGAGACGTGGCCCACGGACGGCGTCCCGTCCTCGTCGTACAGCGTCGACAAGGCCGCCGTCGAGGCGCTCCTCGACCGGGCGGAGGCGCGCGGCGACCTCGTCATCGCACGGCTGCGCCCCGCGCTGGTGTTCCAGCACGACGCGGGCCAGGAGATCGCCCGGTACTTCCTCGGGCCGCTCGTGCCGCAGCGCGTCCTGGACGGCCGCGTCCCCGTGCTGCCCTGGCCCCACGGGCTGCGGCTGCAGGCCGTCGATGCCGACGACCTCGCCGACGCGTACCGCGAGGCCGTCGTCCGCCAGGTGCGCGGTGCGTTCAACCTCGCGGGCCCCGGGATCGTGCGGGGGCCGGACGTCGCGGCGCTGGTGTCCGGCGCGCGCCTGCGCGACGTGCCGGTCGGCCTCGCGCGCGCCGCCGTGTCCGTCGGGTGGCGTGCGCGCGCGGTGCCCGTGGGGCCGGGCTGGCTCGACATGGCGATGTCGGCACCCGTGCTCGACACGGCGCGCGCCGAACGCGAGCTCGACTGGCGTCCCCGCCGCTCGGGCGTCCAGGCACTGCACGAGGTCCTCACGGGCATCGCCGCAGGCGCGGGCACGGTGAGCCCGCCCCTGCGCCCGCGCGGGCGGTGA
- a CDS encoding DsbA family protein yields the protein MTSPDSTAAVITDPDRHVLGDPDAPVTIVEYGDLECPYCRDAEPVLRQLVEESDGRVRLVWRHFPLFQVHPHALAAALAAEAAGAHGQFWQMQRLLFEHQDALTDDDLARYAHDLGLDPEQIVGAPADRYARAVQADYEGGIELDVPGTPTLLVDRVPYRGRIALEELRSVVDAV from the coding sequence ATGACGTCGCCCGACAGCACCGCCGCGGTGATCACCGACCCGGACCGCCACGTCCTGGGCGATCCCGACGCGCCCGTCACGATCGTCGAGTACGGCGACCTCGAGTGCCCGTACTGCCGCGACGCCGAGCCGGTGCTGCGGCAGCTCGTCGAGGAGTCCGACGGGCGCGTGCGCCTGGTCTGGCGGCACTTCCCGCTGTTCCAGGTACACCCGCACGCGCTCGCGGCGGCGCTCGCGGCCGAGGCTGCCGGTGCGCACGGGCAGTTCTGGCAGATGCAGCGGCTGCTGTTCGAGCACCAGGACGCCCTGACGGACGACGACCTCGCGAGGTACGCCCACGACCTGGGGCTCGACCCGGAGCAGATCGTCGGCGCGCCGGCGGACCGGTACGCCCGCGCGGTGCAGGCGGACTACGAGGGCGGTATCGAGCTCGACGTCCCGGGCACGCCGACGCTGCTCGTGGACCGCGTGCCGTACCGCGGTCGCATCGCGCTCGAGGAGCTGCGCAGCGTCGTCGACGCCGTGTGA
- a CDS encoding effector-associated domain EAD1-containing protein: MALTGRQWKQLSDALRQAFTLARFDELLRYSQNRNREDIALGGDYQEIVFRVIQTAEAEGWTMRLLAAAREARPGNAEFLAAAMDLGLASATPDLETRVRQDAPFVDVTAWRETLGRREAQVCRVEVDAGVHSGVGTGFLVGPNLCLTNHHVVAALLDGHATPADVILRFDYKRAQGVIVSAGTELRLAPADWLVSSAPPGAADSAADGSLPSPDELDYALLRLAGRPGEEATGRAVADPQATPRGWFGGLGQGPADGSPMLVLQHPEGAPLKLSLGSSGSVNANGTRVRHLVNTEPGSSGSPCMDARLDVVALHHAGDGTRPPGPGPASNGAVPLSAVVDHLQRTGCTEKILTPSV; the protein is encoded by the coding sequence ATGGCGCTCACCGGACGGCAGTGGAAGCAGTTGAGCGACGCGCTGCGGCAGGCGTTCACTCTCGCGCGCTTCGACGAGCTGCTGCGCTACTCGCAGAACCGCAACCGCGAGGACATCGCGCTCGGCGGCGACTACCAGGAGATCGTCTTCCGGGTCATCCAGACGGCGGAGGCCGAGGGCTGGACCATGAGGCTGCTCGCCGCGGCGCGCGAGGCCCGGCCGGGCAACGCGGAGTTTCTCGCCGCCGCGATGGACCTCGGGCTGGCGTCCGCCACCCCGGACCTCGAGACGCGGGTGCGCCAGGACGCCCCGTTCGTCGATGTCACCGCGTGGCGCGAGACGCTCGGCCGGCGTGAGGCGCAGGTGTGCCGCGTCGAGGTCGACGCCGGCGTGCACTCGGGCGTCGGCACCGGCTTCCTAGTCGGGCCCAATCTCTGCCTCACCAACCACCACGTCGTCGCGGCGCTGCTCGACGGCCACGCGACGCCCGCCGACGTCATCCTGCGGTTCGACTACAAGCGTGCGCAGGGGGTCATCGTCAGCGCGGGGACGGAGCTGCGGCTCGCGCCGGCCGACTGGCTCGTCTCCTCGGCGCCGCCCGGCGCGGCCGACTCCGCGGCGGACGGCTCCCTGCCGTCACCGGACGAGCTCGACTACGCCTTGCTACGCCTCGCCGGGCGCCCCGGGGAGGAGGCCACCGGTCGCGCCGTCGCCGATCCGCAGGCGACGCCGCGCGGCTGGTTCGGCGGGCTCGGCCAGGGACCGGCCGACGGGTCGCCGATGCTCGTGCTGCAGCACCCCGAGGGCGCGCCCCTCAAGCTATCGCTCGGCTCGAGCGGCTCCGTCAACGCCAACGGCACCCGCGTGCGCCACCTCGTCAACACCGAGCCCGGCTCGTCGGGATCGCCGTGCATGGACGCGCGGCTCGACGTCGTCGCGCTGCACCACGCGGGCGACGGCACCCGCCCCCCGGGTCCCGGCCCGGCCTCGAACGGCGCCGTGCCTCTCAGCGCGGTCGTCGACCACCTGCAGCGCACCGGCTGCACCGAGAAGATCCTCACCCCCAGCGTCTAG
- a CDS encoding SDR family NAD(P)-dependent oxidoreductase, with protein MTATTPDLPTRPPVPRTALVTGAGRGIGRELALALAREGYALGLVARTRERLEEVADEARALGAPVTVAAADLVDATAVADAVGRVEAGLASQGGIGLLVNNAGVIEHAELPFAADDVEDVWRVVETNVRGPLLATHAVLPGMLARGGGRVLNMNSGAGHRAMTSYTGYAISKGALARLTTQLHRQYVGAGIRVLDLAPGVVATDMTAAMPVHAQRTEWTSPEQVAALAVGFAAGDLDALSGRFVRAGVDTVASLREHADVIVATDARTLRLSTWGPDDPAV; from the coding sequence GTGACCGCGACGACGCCCGACCTGCCCACGCGTCCCCCCGTCCCGCGCACGGCACTGGTCACCGGTGCCGGCCGGGGGATCGGCCGTGAGCTGGCCCTGGCGCTGGCGCGCGAGGGGTACGCGCTCGGGCTCGTGGCCCGCACGCGGGAACGCCTCGAGGAGGTCGCCGACGAGGCCCGCGCGCTCGGCGCGCCGGTGACCGTGGCGGCGGCCGACCTGGTCGACGCGACCGCGGTCGCGGACGCGGTCGGGCGCGTCGAGGCGGGCCTGGCGTCGCAGGGCGGGATCGGGCTGCTCGTCAACAACGCCGGCGTCATCGAGCACGCCGAGCTCCCGTTCGCGGCCGACGACGTCGAGGACGTCTGGCGCGTGGTCGAGACCAACGTGCGCGGCCCGCTGCTCGCGACCCACGCGGTCCTGCCGGGCATGCTGGCGCGCGGCGGCGGGCGGGTGCTCAACATGAACTCGGGCGCCGGGCACCGCGCCATGACCTCCTACACGGGCTACGCGATCAGCAAGGGTGCGCTCGCGCGTCTGACGACCCAGCTGCACCGCCAGTACGTCGGGGCGGGCATCCGGGTGCTGGACCTCGCACCCGGCGTCGTGGCGACCGACATGACGGCCGCCATGCCGGTGCACGCGCAGCGCACCGAGTGGACGTCGCCCGAGCAGGTGGCGGCCCTCGCCGTGGGGTTCGCGGCGGGGGATCTCGACGCGCTGTCGGGTCGGTTCGTGCGGGCGGGCGTCGACACGGTCGCCTCGTTGCGGGAGCACGCCGACGTGATCGTGGCGACGGACGCCCGCACGCTGCGGCTGTCGACCTGGGGTCCGGACGACCCGGCGGTGTGA
- a CDS encoding alpha/beta hydrolase family protein: MEPTVVYVHGIGNKPRREALVATWNTALALRPAVGAQMAYWADLRYASPLPGGGLEGFTDGGLAAGGGALEAGGVEPTEAFVEKTAVELGGLDASAAPLKGVLERMAYAADAAASGSDSLPDDFEVIPGPKFLRVAAFRALVKATLHDVHAYFFDQAQAEAIRDRVRAVLDDAHGPVVVVAHSLGTVVAYDVLSEPRFAGLDVPLLVTLGSPLGIQEIQDQVKGRPLAVPPSVGAWLNAADAADVVALDPTIRPEYRPADKCSDALVVNRSANRHGIAEYLAADIVRRTIAKHVGRPV, translated from the coding sequence GTGGAACCGACGGTGGTGTACGTGCACGGCATCGGCAACAAGCCGAGGCGTGAGGCGCTGGTGGCGACGTGGAACACCGCGCTCGCGCTGCGACCCGCGGTCGGCGCACAGATGGCGTACTGGGCGGACCTCCGGTATGCGAGCCCGCTGCCCGGCGGTGGGCTCGAGGGCTTCACGGACGGCGGTCTCGCGGCGGGCGGCGGCGCCCTGGAGGCCGGTGGGGTCGAGCCCACGGAGGCGTTCGTCGAGAAGACCGCCGTCGAGCTCGGCGGCCTCGACGCCTCGGCCGCCCCGCTCAAGGGCGTGCTCGAGCGGATGGCCTATGCCGCCGACGCCGCCGCGTCCGGCTCCGACTCGCTGCCCGACGACTTCGAGGTCATCCCAGGGCCGAAGTTCCTGCGGGTGGCCGCCTTCCGCGCGCTCGTGAAGGCCACGCTGCACGACGTGCACGCCTACTTCTTCGACCAGGCCCAGGCCGAGGCGATCCGCGACCGCGTGCGCGCGGTGCTCGACGACGCCCACGGGCCCGTCGTCGTCGTCGCGCACAGCCTCGGCACGGTCGTCGCGTACGACGTCCTCAGCGAGCCGCGGTTCGCCGGGCTCGACGTGCCGCTGCTCGTGACGCTCGGCAGCCCGCTCGGCATCCAGGAGATCCAGGACCAGGTCAAGGGCCGTCCGCTCGCGGTGCCCCCGTCGGTCGGCGCGTGGCTCAACGCGGCCGACGCGGCCGACGTCGTGGCGCTCGACCCGACGATCCGCCCCGAGTACCGCCCGGCGGACAAGTGCTCCGACGCGCTGGTGGTGAACCGCAGCGCCAACCGTCACGGCATCGCGGAGTACCTGGCGGCCGACATCGTGCGGCGCACGATCGCGAAGCACGTCGGGCGACCGGTCTGA